Proteins encoded together in one Papaver somniferum cultivar HN1 unplaced genomic scaffold, ASM357369v1 unplaced-scaffold_117, whole genome shotgun sequence window:
- the LOC113330048 gene encoding cytochrome b5-like yields MEELKSFPLSEVTLHSSKSDCWLTIHGNVYDVTNFLEEHPGGEDVLLESAAKGDATNDFEDVGHSSTATSMLSSYLIGTLESSSSKNGEVVQQSSKGVKNVAAKTATLERQVSAPSSMRKLIVPFISFVVAFVAWYYYSHSGKKSCCSHHH; encoded by the exons ATGGAAGAACTCAAATCTTTTCCTTTATCAGAAGTCACTCTTCATTCATCCAAATCTGATTGTTGGCTAACCATCCATGGCAAC GTTTATGATGTGACTAATTTCTTGGAAGAGCATCCAGGAGGAGAAGATGTTCTATTAGAATCTGCAG CCAAAGGAGATGCAACAAATGATTTCGAAGACGTGGGTCATAGTTCAACAGCTACAAGCATGTTGAGTAGCTACTTGATCGGTACTTTAGAAAGTAGTAGCTCCAAAAATGGCGAAGTTGTTCAACAAAGTTCAAAGGGTGTGAAGAATGTTGCAGCAAAGACAGCAACATTAGAAAGACAAGTATCCGCTCCTTCTTCAATGAGGAAGTTAATTGTACCATTTATCAGTTTCGTTGTTGCATTTGTAGCTTggtattattattctcattctgGAAAGAAGTCTTGTTGCAGCCACCACCACTAG